TGCATCGGGGCATCGTGCACGTGATCGGGCCCGAACTTGGCGCAACCCAGCCAGGCAAGACCATCGTCTGCGGAGACAGCCATACCAGTACCCACGGCGCATTCGGCGCGCTTGCTTTTGGTATCGGCACGACGGAAGTGGGTCACGTCATGGCGACCCAGTGCCTGCTGCAACGCAAACCCAAAACCTTGCAGATTGAGGTGCGCGGGAATCTGGCGCGTGGCGTTACCGCGAAAGACGTAATCCTCGCCATTATCGGCCAGATCGGTGTTGACGGCGGCACTGGCCACGTTATCGAGTACCGGGGCAACACCATCAGCGCAATGGACATGGACCAGCGCATGACAGTCTGCAACATGTCGATCGAAGCTGGTGCTCGTGCAGGCATGATCGCGCCGGACGACACCACCTTCGAGTTCTTGCACGGTCGTCCGCGAGCGCCCCAGGGCGCGGACTGGGAGCGAGCACTGGAGCGCTGGCGCTGCTTGCCCAGTGACAGTGACGCGCAGTTCGACAAGACAGTGACTGTGGATGCTTCTGCCTTGCAGCCTATGGTGACCTTTGGCACCAACCCGGGCATGGTTGTCGGGGTTAACGAACCAGTACCCAACCGCTCTGATGCCGGTTTCCGTAAAGCACTCGAATACATGCAGATTCCGGCCGGCAAACCGCTGACCGAATCGGCCGTCGACGTGGTCTTTGTCGGCAGTTGCACCAACTCACGCCTAAGTGACTTGCAACAAGCCGCCGACGTTTTGCGCGGCCGTCACGTTGCCAAGGGCGTGCGCATGCTGGTAGTACCAGGCTCTCAACAGATCAAAGCCGACGCCGAAGCGATTGGCCTCGACGAAGTATTTCGCGCGGCCGGGGCAGAATGGCGCGAGTCCGGTTGTTCGATGTGCCTGGGCATGAACGGAGACACAGTCGCCCCTGGCCATCTCAGCGTCAGCACCAGCAACCGAAACTTCGAAGGCCGCCAGGGCAAAGGTGCCCGTACTGTGCTCGCCAGCCCGATGACGGCTGCTGCCTCAGCCATCGTTGGTCGGGTCGCTGATCCACGCCCGTTTTTGTAGGACCCACGGAGCCGTCATGGACCCTATTCGACAAATTACTTCACGCACCGTGGTATTGCCGGTTGCCGACGTAGATACCGATCAAATCATTCCGGCGCGCTTTCTCACCACAACGTCAAAAGACGGGCTGGGCAAGCACTTGTTTGCGGATTGGCGCTACCAGGCCA
The DNA window shown above is from Woeseia oceani and carries:
- the leuC gene encoding 3-isopropylmalate dehydratase large subunit; the encoded protein is MRSSNARTLFEKVWADHIVRPETTDTPAILYIDLHLIHEVTTPQAFTLLRSQGLKLRRPDLTLGTMDHSTPTTPVGSLQDIAVVAEGAAQQVAQMEANCREFGLELHGFDSLHRGIVHVIGPELGATQPGKTIVCGDSHTSTHGAFGALAFGIGTTEVGHVMATQCLLQRKPKTLQIEVRGNLARGVTAKDVILAIIGQIGVDGGTGHVIEYRGNTISAMDMDQRMTVCNMSIEAGARAGMIAPDDTTFEFLHGRPRAPQGADWERALERWRCLPSDSDAQFDKTVTVDASALQPMVTFGTNPGMVVGVNEPVPNRSDAGFRKALEYMQIPAGKPLTESAVDVVFVGSCTNSRLSDLQQAADVLRGRHVAKGVRMLVVPGSQQIKADAEAIGLDEVFRAAGAEWRESGCSMCLGMNGDTVAPGHLSVSTSNRNFEGRQGKGARTVLASPMTAAASAIVGRVADPRPFL